From Achromobacter spanius, a single genomic window includes:
- a CDS encoding 4a-hydroxytetrahydrobiopterin dehydratase has protein sequence MSDFPPARIGTDIAIAALTGWQAMAERDAIEKRYRFPNFNAAFGFMARVAMFAEKLNHHPEWTNVYNRVDVTLTTHDAGGVTELDVRMAQFMDEAAEHAGATAPKAQP, from the coding sequence ATGAGCGATTTTCCCCCCGCCCGCATTGGCACCGATATCGCGATTGCCGCGCTCACCGGCTGGCAGGCCATGGCCGAGCGCGATGCCATCGAAAAGCGCTACCGCTTTCCCAACTTCAATGCCGCGTTCGGCTTCATGGCGCGCGTGGCGATGTTCGCGGAAAAGCTGAATCATCACCCCGAATGGACCAACGTCTACAACCGCGTGGACGTGACGCTGACCACGCATGACGCCGGCGGCGTGACCGAGCTGGACGTGCGGATGGCGCAGTTCATGGACGAAGCCGCCGAGCACGCGGGCGCGACGGCGCCGAAAGCGCAGCCCTGA
- a CDS encoding MarR family winged helix-turn-helix transcriptional regulator yields the protein MKTPALERFLTYRLHVLNKITDRDTNRAYLKDCDIPLGEARCLAAIGRFAPLSVNDLARAANLNKGQASRSAQALVDRGLVEKTVSASDGRGVVLAPTAEGLAHYRRIIDLIARRNEDIFNCLTADEQRQFGEMLDRLIGHLQTETGNAAD from the coding sequence GTGAAAACGCCCGCCCTGGAACGATTCCTGACCTATCGCCTGCACGTGCTCAACAAGATCACGGACCGGGACACGAATCGTGCCTATCTCAAAGACTGCGACATCCCCTTGGGCGAGGCGCGCTGCCTTGCCGCCATCGGCCGGTTTGCGCCGCTATCGGTCAACGACCTGGCGCGCGCCGCCAACCTGAACAAGGGCCAGGCCAGCCGCTCCGCGCAGGCGCTGGTGGATCGCGGGCTGGTAGAGAAAACGGTGTCGGCGTCGGACGGACGCGGCGTGGTGCTGGCGCCGACCGCAGAGGGCCTGGCGCACTACCGCCGCATCATCGACCTCATTGCGCGCCGCAACGAAGACATCTTCAACTGCCTGACCGCCGACGAACAGCGGCAGTTCGGCGAGATGCTGGATCGCCTGATCGGCCACCTGCAAACCGAGACCGGCAACGCCGCGGACTAA